CAGATTATTTTTTAAACATTCATAAAAGAACTCATCTATATCCTCAAGACTGGAACTTATTTTTCGATGGGCTAAAGTGATATGTTTGGACTCATCCACTGTTTTTTCAAGTTTATTCCGTCTTTCAGGGTAGCTTTTATGCAGGTAAGATTTTCCATCAGCATAAAGAATATCAAAAAGAATATATCTAACTGGAATGGTTTTTTGATACTCATCAACTTTATATTTTCTTCTTCTCTGCATTAACGTCTGGAAAGATCCAAATACATTATTTTCAAAGTCATATACCATTACTTCCCCATCTAAAATTGCTTCTTCTGCTTCAACGTATTTTTTAATGCTTTCAGTCAAGTCGGGGAATTGTCTGGTAACATCGGTCAGTCTGCGGGAGAAAAGTTTCACATCACCACCAGATTTATGTGCCTGGATTCTCTCACCATCAAACTTTTCTTCGGCTGAAATATAGTGAGACTTTATTTTCTGGCATATTTCTTCAAATGACGAAACTCTTTGGGCTAACATGGCTTTTATGGGCCGAAATAATGTAATTTTTATATTTTTTATTCCTTCTAAACCACTTTCTTTCAAAACTCGGGCCACCAGTCCAATGTCTGAGCTTATATTGTATGCATGTTCAAGTTCTGTTTTTTTCTCTTTTGAACCAAAAAAGGAGACAGATAAAGCATTAAGAAGAGTCATATCTCCTGCACCGAGCCTCATAGCGCCTGTGGCAAGTCTTGCAATGTATTTTTTGCCTTTTTCGTCTGCTTCAATGAGCATGGAAGCCAGAGTTTTTGTTTTAATTTCCTTAGACCCCATTCCACCTGATGCAGCGATTTTTCTAAAACCTTCAAATACATCACTAACAGATAATTCTTCATTTACATCAAAATAATCTTTAAATGGGTTGGTTCTGGGTTTAACCATTCGAACAGCAACCTCTCCCATATCACCTATATCACGGGTTTTTCTTTCAACTTCACTTTTAGAGATGTTGCCTGCAAGTGATATTGCAGACTGGACTGTTTTTTCGCTTAAACCAGGGACAATATTCTCATATTCAGGTGCAATTCTTCCAAGCAGCATATAACAGACTTTATCTATTTCTTGAAGTCCTGATTTTTTAAAAAGAGCAGCCAGAATTTCAGCCATATCATTTTGAGAACCTGTTTTTTCAATTTTTTCCAGATCCTTAGCAAATTCTTCAAATTTAATTCCAATCACCTGAACCTATCAGGTAAATTCTTTGAAAAATGGTCTAAATTTTTAATAATGTCTTCTACTTTACAGTTCAGGAGCTTTTTTGCTAAATCTTCATCATAAAGCATTTTTTCTT
This portion of the Methanobacterium sp. genome encodes:
- a CDS encoding ATP-dependent DNA ligase, with protein sequence MIGIKFEEFAKDLEKIEKTGSQNDMAEILAALFKKSGLQEIDKVCYMLLGRIAPEYENIVPGLSEKTVQSAISLAGNISKSEVERKTRDIGDMGEVAVRMVKPRTNPFKDYFDVNEELSVSDVFEGFRKIAASGGMGSKEIKTKTLASMLIEADEKGKKYIARLATGAMRLGAGDMTLLNALSVSFFGSKEKKTELEHAYNISSDIGLVARVLKESGLEGIKNIKITLFRPIKAMLAQRVSSFEEICQKIKSHYISAEEKFDGERIQAHKSGGDVKLFSRRLTDVTRQFPDLTESIKKYVEAEEAILDGEVMVYDFENNVFGSFQTLMQRRRKYKVDEYQKTIPVRYILFDILYADGKSYLHKSYPERRNKLEKTVDESKHITLAHRKISSSLEDIDEFFYECLKNNLEGIVCKSCAKDSFYHAGGRDYSWIKWKKEYISKLRDTLDLVILGAYSGRGRRSGTYGAVLCSAYNPDEDIFQTVCKLGTGFSDEEITEMPQKLADTRVDVKPARAVVSREIWPDFWFAPQYVVEVLGSEITRSPVHTCNWDSTKKQGLALRFPRFIRWRSEKSPEEATTTDEILQMYRGI